Sequence from the Uloborus diversus isolate 005 chromosome 8, Udiv.v.3.1, whole genome shotgun sequence genome:
TTACTTTTGAAATAAGACTGTACAACCCTTTAAAACCTGAATTTTATCAagcaaatgctaaaaaaaatctgtttgcaGTTTTTTCCTGTTTTCTATAGAAGAAACTTTTCCCATCTGAAATTTGTGATAAATATAATAAACTagaaaaatcgcccgtcaaggtatgacgagtgaaaattgcttctacatttgaacgaagccattgcctgtttgatgatattttgatagttgaaattaaaaccctaactccagtggattaaccctaaactccagtaggtagcgctcattgttgaccatttttttgtttctttgttcccctgaaatgacacagcattaccagtaaaacagttaagttaccggatcgattTCTGCCTTGCCACGATAAAGCCTTTTCCAGCacgttaaacattactaaaacatattgtCAAGTTTCATTGTTGGAACACGCGGGTTACCCaatcattggctgttatatataaGAGGATGTAACTGCAGTGAGATCAGTGATTAACTTTTCAGGGCTGATACATGTCatagagtttttaaaaaagattcaaaatctatggtgtcatttatttttcattttcatgccATGTGTACTTTACTGTTATTGTTTAAAACAGTATTAATGTAAGTGTGATTTGTAAAGTTCTGTCATTAAATAGctttatttatatttgtattaaTTTTACAGACTCGTTCTTCTCTCTCCAAGTAAAGTTCCTTATCTTGTTTTTTCGTGTTTACCATATCTTAAACAGAACAGTTCTTCAaggtatgatttttttcttttgcttaaaatacatttacaaataaaacaaaaaactgtaTGATCAAGTTTGTACATTTAttgaatttgttcaatttttaatgttaattctcTCCTGATAAATAGAACTGAACCAATATTTTTTGTATGTATGATCTGTTTTCACTGCATAAGAGCATTGcctggttgtttttttttttttatttatacaaccATTAACTATGTTTTACATTCTCATAATATACTCTGCATTTTATCATTAGTAAAAATATCtcttagaaacattttcatatttttgtcctAAGTGTAAAGTAAGAGGAGGATAATATCAGAGCAATAAGGTATATATATGGCAACTACATTTGTGTAAAATTTCAATATGAGAAATAATTTGTTATGTTTAaattattatctttatttataCTGCCTTTATAACGTTCATCATCAATTCTTGCACTATAAGTGAACTTAGTTtctgtacataaaaaaatatttgctgacTAGTAATTGAAACAATCTTCTAATCAgggttttactaaaatattttttaaactaaaaattaacagggttaaataaacaatttgtagatttttttcgctttatattttataacatcagaatttttctttaagttgTGCTTCCCAGTTAGTCCAAAGAAAAAATTGTGAATGAAACACTgctcttaatcatttaataatattctGACCAGTTGCAagatctttaatttatttttatagtttcaaAAAAGTTATTCATAAATCAAAGTATATGAATTAAACTCACAATTTTTAGTCAAAATGTGTACCAAATAAGCTTTACATTACCTTGCTACACATTACAAATAAAGCTAGCATCTATTTCACCAAGTATGATAATCTTTTTTGTGATTCCTAAgtttattaagtttttaattttagtcaATATTGGTcagtatttcataaattttggtcagtaaagtcagtatttttgtcCCTCGAAACAGTTTTACCCCTTAAGAATtccttaaaaatgttttgtatcttGTTTCAaactaaacttcttttttatgttacttttgggtttacattccttttttcttaaattcagaaATTTCTTATAAGTTTTGGGGACTTTTTGTGATGATTTGTGTTTTCCTGCTAAAATTCATTCTTCCTGAAGAGCCTTTTTGACCGGAATATTAAAGAATATTGCTGTAGAACTTTTTCGTTTCCATCCTTTTTTGATCCAATTCACTGCAGCATTAGGATAAGGTCATATATGATCTGGAGTAATGCTCAGAGACATATAGCGCTATCTTCAGTAAGAAACTCTAAATCTGGATTATTGAATGAAGCAGCTACTGAATCTGCTCTAGGACTGGTACATCCAGTTTTGCTACTTTCTTCCTACATGGTTGCCCTGATGGGACAAACAGATTCATTCATAGATCCAAGAAATTAGTCTGGCcgatcagtgatataacttggcatgaagtaacagtcctgaaaaatgtttgaattgctgAGAAACACAACAGTTCCTTTGAAACCATTCATAATATTTATGGGGATTTCTTCTTGTGGTACGTCATAAATCCACATTGGGCTTTCCTGGATTATTTACCATCCAAGAATCACAAGCggaattaacatattttttagtgGACATGGGCCACATAGACACTTATCAAGAGGCAGCAACTTATTGCAACAATATAGTGGGAAAGAaagtagtgttattattatttttagcattgtagtagtttccttacaaaaatcaagcccTTCTATTGACGTGGGATTTGTAAATGTCTAGTAAGagattcagagattttttttttgaacatatagtgtttttagcaaaatcaTTTAAGAAATCTGGAGACATTTCAGCTGTAATCTACCCACTAGAGAATGCACCACACATGCAGCATTACATCTTGTGTGGTTTTCATGTTGTTGTTTTTGCtcttgtattttttcatttccgGAAAGAAGAGCACGTCTcttgacatttttttaagtatgtcAAAAAGAAATGATAAGCTCGAGAATAGTGGAACTAATgccattatttcattaaattgacaatTTATAGAATTTATGTTTCAATTGTCTATTGTTTTGACTCTAAAAACTTAACTTGGGGCAAGTATGTgaattcgcacacttaccccgaAAAAAATTTGCCTACTAGCCCCAACTCGCCGTATTGAAGTCAAGTTACACtggtttaaaaatggtttcataaaataatccgAATAAGACATCATTTGTTGCATAGAAGCATGGGCttttcaatattaataagttttggtaaattactccactattatatgttttataagaaaataactaaggatgaaaaaaattacttaacactacgaaaaaacaactttctctCATGTGACACATTTGGTTTGgcagatttcactgaaaatacactGACAGTAGGGAGGCATCTACGAGGTTACGTGATAGCTCACTGAGAGCTGTTAAAACCAAAAACAAGAAAACTATTTAACATTCATACACTTACCCCTTCGCATACTGCCCTGGTCTCCCCTATTCATTTGTTTAGGAATTTGGTTTCTAAAACTCCTTATAAACCTTTGttatacatgaaaagttttttttttttttttttttaaatgtctcgaTTTAAACCTATTTTAAATGAAGCTTATTAAAtaataagtaaagtaaaaattttatgtcTGATATTCCTTAAGCTTTACAGCATAGACATTTAGGTGTCATAATGTTTGaactgttttgaaatatttttaaacacaatgaatctttaatttcatttatgactgaattgcatcaatttcttctttctccttttttttcctgcctaattatttctaaattgaatgtatctcttcattttcactttacCAAGATgctcagcatatttttttttttttttttttttttatgtttttaccaGGAAAAACTTAACAATAGGATTAATAAACCCTTGGTTATATTTGAAGCTAAACccttaatatgtttttaattgcTGAGAAATTAAATCCTTAGTTATATTTGTTATTTGTATGATTAAAATAGGAAAAGTGGTGAAGAAAACATTGATTACTATTTAATATTGTACAACTGGTTATTACAGCATTACTACACAAAAGAAAGTTTGTAATGTTGTCCCCATTAAATTTAGCTTAGAAAACAAAAACGTTTAGAAACACAAATAATTGATcttaaataaaagtttcttttaatgTACCTTGTCTGTTAtagtgtaaattttattttagcttgatttttgtatgaTTTGCATTTTAGATCTGATTTTAAACAAGATGGAAATAGAAGGCGCCAAGTTTCAGGAAATCGTCCGTTGTCTGCAATTAATGATGAATCTGACCCTTTAAATCTGTTAGCAGCTTTAGGATATCGTGTGCATGAAGGCCAAGTGAGTTCAGCTACAACTTTTTGCTTTGCATTCCTCATTCAAGTCctcaaaattctttaattttctctCTATGTCTGATGTTTCTATTCAGTGTAATTTGATATTAGTTCAATCTTATATTATTTACAAGCTAATACTGCCGTAGGAAGGTAAAGAATAGtagctgcaaatttttcattttttttgcatttttgtcatttattgtagcttagctttattgtacaagttagagcttttggtttccgctgaaaataaagcacaaaaaaaatgttgaattccaacatttccctattgttagtatggaatccaaaatacgtttcttcaaatatctcaatcACTCATTTCCGCAGATATTGCGCTTTATCTTTCCCTAACAGAATATTACTTGATACTTCTATGTAATTGGCttcttatattttaatatttttgtaattttgtacAGATTTATATGGATATATTTtgataattatatatattttatagatTTCTGAGTAAAATGAGTAAAGTTATACATGCTCAAAATGATGAATTATAAAATAGTatttgaagttttcaatttttcctgtcttataaatatgcgacatgttctaCACATGTACACTCACTAGCAGCAGTAATAATTTTCATGGCTTAATAAAATCTTGATATTTCTAAAATGATCGTCAATTTCTTTTTCTCCTTGTAAATAGGAAGTTTCATATAGGGGTCTGCTTTCATCTCCAAACGCACAATTTAAATACAAATTGCAAGACTCAGATCACCTCACAATTCCATGTCCTCATATGAGTCGTTGTCATTCCTATGATCCAGCTACTAGCAATGTGCTTTACACGAAACAAACCACCTCGCCACCTCATAATCATGATAGAGGTTTGTAAATTTATAATctatgtaaagtatttttttttcatgtttcaaatttgttaatgaaactttacaacagttaataagttaataaacaaataatttcaacttttctgCCATTGCTTTTTCATGTGAAtatagcttcaaaattttgttatcgaaaaaaaaaaaaaaaaaactgctgagcATCTAAATTGTACTGAAAAAATCATTCCACTTATATTCTACTGCTGCaatttaaactattgttttttattgtaaaattgcaTTGTTAATGTAAAGTAGATTATAATTAATGATAATGTGATGGTTTAGTTGTGATATTAGCATTCAAAAGTTTGATGAATATGTGTTTAGATTTCAATgtctgttttctttattttgagaGCAATATTTACTTTGCACCCCCTGGACAGATTTAAGCACTATATTGCAGAAAACTCAATAATGTCCTGAAAAAATTTATAGtcgaatttctattttaaaatttgtgttagTTATTTTCATCCCGGTGTGAATCATTCATAGATATTTCTTTCACGGACAAAGAATACAAGAAATCAAAGTGATCTCCAATTCTATGTCAATTTAAAGCTTCAAAAGAAATGCAGCTCAAAACTTTTCAGAAGCTTACAGCACAGGACAATTGAAAGTGTAACTAGTTGAAAATCTGCTTTCAGAAATTAATAATTCTAAACTTCCTTGGGTGAAAACTGTGAGTGatttaattacataaaatcaaatattaaaaaaagaaaggaaagaaaagaaagcatGAAATTAGAAGTCTtttccagaaaaaataataaatttatttcattgccATGGTTTCAaattgaatgaagaaatgaaatcttTCTGTATTGattgaaactcaaaaaaaaaaaaaaaaaaaaaaactttcattataTTTATgggtttttaataaaatttatgagAAATAAGATTAACCTTATTAAAACCTTGATTGAAGTGAACCTTGTTCAGTTGAGATTTTATAAAGAGTGCATTTCACCATTCGCTATTTTCAATAATGAATAAACCTGTGACTTTGTTCTGGCTTAATTAGCAATGTTCTTCGATAAAAACAAATTGTACATGATGTAAATATGTAGTGATATTCATCATATTTTACATAAAGATTTCATTGAACAAGCtatgtatttttaagtgttaattgatttttaaaggaCTCTAGTGAAAATATAGTTAATTATTAGCACAGCCAGATTGTACTGAGTATCCAAGTGTTTTTAATTGCCATATCTGCTGTGGGTGTGTGTTTGTAGTGATGGGTTTGTGCTTCaataaaccaaaatttaaaatttctaaactacTTAATTTGGCCATTTTagatagattttgcttttgttACAGTTACAATGTAAACGGGTTATGCAAGAGTAATACTGAGGAAcatatttccaatgaaaatttggTACAAAAACATTTCAATACAGTTCCATGAAATGAATCTGTAGAGGGGAATATGTGACTGTATAACTCCATTTGAAACATTGAACAATGAAATGAATACCTTCATTGAATAACAACGTTTGAGAATGAAATACCCATAAGTTTCACTGTTAATAATTGAatgtatacatttatttttaatatatagtaCATCAAAAAAAGCTATGTTTTGCAGTTTTTACTGgttttttaacttactttttgctaaattttttgatatttttagcatttGACTGGTCGGAATCCAAGTTCTGTCATCATACATGTCTCTTAACCTACACTCCTAACTTGCTAGATGATCCTGAACTTGTCACAGGAAAACATAGTACAGTTTTAACATTTTCCTCATATATAGTAAGTTTCTGTTTGAgtgtctttaaaaataattataattctgTCAAGCAAGAAAAATCTTCCTTTTTTAGAAGTTAAATAATTAGAAACAGTTTTcatatcttaaaaatataattttgatacTTGCAATGGGATTTTTCcctttatgaaaattatttttctaaattttaaaatatttttttcctctagaAATCCTGATTAGGTCAGTTGACATTTGCCCTGTTCAACTAAAAACAAAGTCGACTATCTCTGATATCAGTTTTGTTTAGATTAAACTGACAGggattaaaattcacaaaatacaCAGAGTGGAAAACAATGAGCCTTATTTTCAAACTCTTGAATGTTAGGCTTTTAGATTTCATGAAAAGCAAGCATTTTATCGCAAAATTTACACTGCCAAAATAAGCTACTATGGAATGTAAtatgtcatttattgcattttaagcTTCATTAGTACTGTGTTCAATGACAGGCTTGTCATTTAAAGGAATGAAAAATTGATGTATTTACATGTATGTGGACatgtttttgctttgttttaaatgtaatataCGTTGAGGGCTGGACCCTcactggaaaaattttaaatgactgaCCTTCACTAAGGTGGTGACAtttttaaataagcaaataaacattttatttcgaaGTATCAATACTTGCTGTTAAACCAAAATAAGTATCTATAGGACTAACATTAGATCTTTGTTTGGCTTTAATTAAATAACAAATCCACAAGAtttacaaattgtaaaaatgttttgtttcaaaaatcttataacttactttaatattttataaaaaacctAGCTCTAAATggatatgaaaatttgaattaaacAAGAAGAATAGGAAAAGAGTATCATGGCAATTTATATAAGTAGTCTTTGTTATTTAcaatctttatttaaattttctcttctatatattttataaaaatcaaattttattgtttCAGTCAATATCAATATGTTTACAAATCTCtttaaaattagttgaaaaaatattaattttccgcCTGGATAAAATAAGCTTGAAATAGTATGGTTTATTAATGCATTGCAATAGAATGTTTTATTTCCAACGTAAAATGTTTGATTTCAGTCATTTATGCAACATGTTTATTTAGCTGTTGGCTCCTCTTCTTTGCAATTCTAATTTTTTGTTTATCCTTCAGTCATCCATTATTGATTATGTAAAGCCATCTGATCTCAAGAAAGAATTGaatgaaaagtttaaagaaagatTTCCACAAATACATTTAACTCTAAGCAAGTTAAGAAGGTAAGCATGCTACatagtattttcaaaacatatacTTTATAGTtcattaagttattaaaatgtcTCCCATTTATAACAATAATGTTTTTTGTAGTCATTGAGTATACACACCCTTATTCAAAGTGtgttttttcattaatcattAAAGACACTAAATTGTATACTTGTATTAAAATTGGAtcatttactttttatatttttcaataattaatttttttaacattaacattttttgtaaaatgcttTGAGTTTGTATATTTTgtatgaaatgaatattttgtatctaactcattattttgaaacattcattcAGTTGCTCAATAATTGGGTATTAATGTATTAAAAGTTTCTACCATATTTAGTAGCTGTGCTGTTAAGTAAAAATATTCTCTATAAAAGccgtttttgttgatttttgtagTCTTACTTTTGTAGTTATCTAGTTTGTACTTATTTTGATTTGTTTCATGCTTTTGTGGGTAAGCATAGCATGTGTTGGGTTGCACTTTACACTGTGAATATGTATTCACCGTGTGgtataaatataatttattaaatgtattttggCCTTGTGAAAATCTatgttaattcaaaatattttgttcttattATTAAAATGCACGATCCTGTTACATGTTTCCTCTTAGAGCATTTTATATTCTTATAAAATTCACAATTTGTAATGAGGTGTGATGTTAAAATTAAGTCTggttagaaatatattttaaaatactacattgagaaaataaaataagcattttgacttattcctttatttatttatttattcattcagttatttatttatttattgtatgttATTGTTTTTGAGATGCTGTGAACAAGCTAAACAACTATGTATTCAAATGGTTAAATCcggatttcattttttattttttgtttagctTGAAAAAGGAAATGCTGAAGATTACACATTATGAAGTAAatcctttttgtttttaaaaaatcagagctaaattatttaattttaagttaccaaaatactttttaagtcGTATACCTTAATAATATATTGGAAATTACTTTTCAGTGTGGAATTGATCTCTTGACTGTTGCTCAAGCCTatgtttttttcgaaaaactcATTTTGAAGGTACTTGTAACTAGCCTATTTGTATGACATTGAAAATGTGTATTGTTTTCTGAGTTGAATcataatttttcattcttattttagaTGCTAATTAATAAACAGAATCGAAAACCCTGTGCTGCTGCTTGTTTGCTTTTATCTGCAAAATTGAATGATGTGAAAGGAAATGATCTGAAGTGCTTAATTGAGGTATGATATTTTATTGAACAAATCATTTCTGAAGATTAAGATACGAAATCTagtataaaatagttttaaagatattagtttattaaaattattgcatCAAAAATTAAGGAAAggacatttttaattatatcCTTTAATAAATTGGAAGTAATACATATTGAATACTTCATTGCTCCTCTTATAGCTTtcatgtgctctaatttttaacttactattggctgcataaaattttaattcatcattttttttttttttttaaattctgctaAAGAGTTTGTTTTAAGGCTTTCACAATTGTTGCTTTAAGGCTCTGACAATTGTAATTTCAAGTGTCCCATTTGCAAAGGGCCCCAAAGTTGatacaaaaacattttatgttcCTTACTTTATTTCTAAATGGCCTGCCAAAATGCAGTGTGATGGATCCCTAACCTGTAAACCTGCCACTGGTTCCAGCTTCCAATtcttgcacttttttaaaaaccatttcacaaattaagtatttaaaacaataaagacaaatttgcataaaatttcttcaaaatcttatAGAATAAAGTTCtttaaatcttgaaaaattaaaagttagaaTTTATATAGTGTACAGTTATTATATATTGCTCTTACTGATGTTCATTTCTTTGAATTCTCTTACTTCTGTAAAAATGTATGACAGAGCAAAATGATCAAACCTATAAATTTCCCTCAaggttaaaatatcaaaaatattacgTACTGAAATAGCTAGCACTAACTTAGTATTGAAAACAGAGGAGATGAATTAGCAATGAATTTcatcaaatacttttgaaatgaggtgattaaattttgaaaaattatagttaGAATTTGTACCGTAATAATGTATAACACTTATTGATGATCATGCCTTTGAACtctgttacttttattttaaaaaaaaaaaaactctgaacaaaattattaaagataaatttctctagatattaaaatattagggaaatacttgaaataaaattataataaaccTTTTTTTGTGACTGAAGCTAATGTAAAACTTAGCTCATCAAAAAGCTTTCttgttcagtttttaaatttattgatctAGTCCGATACAGAAACTTCATTTTGCTGTTTATACTTTTACTTTTGTTTACTaacgtgtatttatttattcatttttcccttttgtatTACTGATTTGTGATCCCATGTTGCTGGCAGATGATGATCAACACCGCTAAATTTTGTGtaattttgagttttga
This genomic interval carries:
- the LOC129228030 gene encoding CDK5 and ABL1 enzyme substrate 1-like; this translates as MSALSKRQKSRRRLAAYSFLSNISLDGTHRDTKLGIYNLSLQTDFGKCNVAVQKLNTVAASTKNAVLRTQDGNDRLNRIAVSEEKLQVYPGQHTGSSPRERVHSFVAETKSKFLSAKKKSTLTVHDNQYTSAESLGLYSRHTSSTLSEASCPALEVRFCKSLRDVHDERLVLLSPSKVPYLVFSCLPYLKQNSSSRSDFKQDGNRRRQVSGNRPLSAINDESDPLNLLAALGYRVHEGQEVSYRGLLSSPNAQFKYKLQDSDHLTIPCPHMSRCHSYDPATSNVLYTKQTTSPPHNHDRAFDWSESKFCHHTCLLTYTPNLLDDPELVTGKHSTVLTFSSYISSIIDYVKPSDLKKELNEKFKERFPQIHLTLSKLRSLKKEMLKITHYECGIDLLTVAQAYVFFEKLILKMLINKQNRKPCAAACLLLSAKLNDVKGNDLKCLIEKMESGFRLNHRDLIACEFGVLVALEFSLHLPTWEIFPHYQRLLYES